The following coding sequences lie in one Candidatus Bathyarchaeia archaeon genomic window:
- a CDS encoding Glu/Leu/Phe/Val dehydrogenase — protein sequence MHKTQYDIAVEQFQRAADLMKLDQNVQEILRKPRRILSINFPVKMDDGRILLYQGFRSQHNNALGPYKGGIRYHPNVTIEEVKALSMWMTWKCAVAGIPFGGAKGGVTVNPKLLSKHELERLSRTFFSLISEIVGPFRDIPAPDVYTDSQTMAWFMDEYSKTDRNNANAVVTGKPIIIGGSLGRDSATGKGVAVTIEEAARHLKLDLKKATCAIQGWGNVGSFAHMFLEEAGVKVVAVSDSKGGIFKKTGLWFNEVAAYKKKNPSMANLPGSETISNEELLELEVDILVPAALEDVITENNARSIKAKLVAEGANGPTTPEADDILFKKGVTLIPDILANSGGVSTSYLEWVQNLQHLWWTAEEVDHRLTAIMKKAFAEVWKTSQEQNVDMRTGAYVYAIGKVRDAMQIRGWV from the coding sequence ATGCACAAAACCCAGTACGACATTGCCGTTGAACAGTTCCAGCGTGCGGCCGATCTGATGAAGCTTGATCAAAACGTTCAGGAGATTCTTCGAAAGCCTAGAAGAATTCTCAGCATAAACTTCCCCGTCAAAATGGACGATGGAAGAATTCTCCTTTACCAAGGATTCAGAAGCCAGCACAACAACGCGCTGGGACCCTACAAGGGCGGAATCCGATACCACCCTAACGTAACCATCGAAGAAGTAAAGGCGCTGTCCATGTGGATGACATGGAAGTGCGCGGTCGCAGGTATCCCATTCGGGGGCGCGAAGGGAGGCGTTACAGTTAATCCAAAACTCTTGTCCAAGCACGAACTCGAGAGGCTTTCAAGAACATTCTTTTCATTAATCAGCGAGATCGTGGGGCCGTTCCGAGACATACCTGCCCCTGATGTCTACACTGATTCTCAAACGATGGCCTGGTTCATGGATGAGTACAGCAAGACCGATCGGAATAACGCTAATGCGGTCGTGACCGGTAAGCCGATTATTATCGGAGGCTCTCTTGGAAGAGATTCAGCCACTGGAAAGGGCGTCGCTGTTACCATTGAGGAGGCGGCGAGACACCTCAAACTTGACCTGAAGAAAGCGACTTGTGCGATCCAAGGTTGGGGAAACGTAGGATCCTTCGCCCACATGTTCCTTGAAGAGGCCGGAGTCAAAGTCGTCGCAGTCTCAGACTCGAAAGGTGGAATTTTCAAGAAAACCGGTCTCTGGTTCAACGAAGTCGCAGCTTACAAGAAGAAGAATCCGAGCATGGCGAATCTGCCCGGGTCCGAGACCATTTCAAATGAAGAGCTACTCGAATTAGAAGTGGACATACTTGTTCCGGCAGCCCTGGAAGACGTTATCACCGAAAATAATGCTCGAAGCATAAAGGCAAAGCTAGTCGCTGAAGGCGCAAACGGACCAACTACGCCTGAAGCTGATGATATACTCTTCAAGAAAGGCGTCACGTTGATCCCGGACATTCTGGCGAACTCTGGCGGAGTGAGCACGAGCTATCTTGAATGGGTGCAGAATCTCCAGCATTTGTGGTGGACTGCTGAGGAAGTGGACCATCGTCTAACAGCGATAATGAAGAAGGCATTTGCCGAGGTTTGGAAGACCAGTCAGGAGCAGAACGTTGACATGAGGACCGGAGCGTACGTCTACGCTATCGGAAAGGTCCGGGACGCTATGCAGATCCGAGGCTGGGTCTAA
- the rpsJ gene encoding 30S ribosomal protein S10 has protein sequence MVSKARIRLSSTDPQDINTICTEIRDIADKTGVKLKGPIPLPTKKLIVPSRKSPAGQGTHTFDKWEMRIHKRLIDVDPNERFLKRLMRIRAPDDVFIEIELL, from the coding sequence TTGGTTTCCAAAGCTAGAATACGCCTGTCCAGCACAGACCCCCAGGACATCAACACAATCTGCACCGAAATCCGCGACATCGCCGACAAAACAGGCGTGAAACTAAAAGGACCGATACCACTGCCCACCAAGAAACTCATCGTCCCATCAAGAAAATCGCCCGCAGGACAAGGAACGCACACTTTCGACAAGTGGGAAATGCGAATTCACAAACGCCTCATCGACGTAGATCCCAACGAGCGATTCTTGAAGAGACTCATGAGGATAAGAGCACCGGACGACGTTTTCATCGAGATAGAACTGCTCTAA
- a CDS encoding UbiA family prenyltransferase: MTLIRPPNTIMIGLAVVIGEAIGIGRLPGLREAVFGFLTASLMMAGTMVANDIYDIEIDKVNSPQRPIPSGMVKTREAAALAVVLSVGALGFSALLGVWTFLTAVLALALMAYYNTRGKKSGLIGNAVVSFNVALPFFYGGLAVNSIRPLLFIFSVVAFLANFGREIAKGISDVKGDSLRQVRTLAVVRGPGAAAFASAGLFVVAVLLSFLSPFLEKISWLYFPPIIITDAGFLYSAYRLVGNQTPENIRKVKGQVLLWMLLGLVGFLLGGAALL, encoded by the coding sequence TTGACTCTGATACGACCCCCCAATACCATAATGATCGGGCTTGCCGTAGTCATTGGTGAAGCGATAGGTATCGGCAGGCTCCCGGGCCTTCGAGAGGCCGTTTTCGGATTTCTGACCGCCTCCCTTATGATGGCGGGCACAATGGTGGCGAATGACATCTACGATATTGAAATTGACAAGGTGAACAGTCCGCAACGGCCAATCCCCTCCGGGATGGTAAAGACTAGAGAAGCTGCCGCATTGGCAGTAGTTCTCTCCGTGGGCGCGCTGGGGTTCTCCGCGCTACTCGGCGTATGGACATTTCTGACCGCGGTTCTCGCTCTTGCCCTGATGGCTTACTATAACACGAGGGGAAAGAAATCCGGATTGATAGGAAATGCTGTTGTCAGCTTCAACGTCGCCCTGCCTTTCTTCTATGGAGGGCTTGCGGTGAATTCGATCAGGCCTCTGCTCTTCATCTTTTCAGTTGTCGCGTTTCTCGCAAACTTTGGCCGAGAAATTGCCAAGGGAATATCCGACGTCAAAGGTGACAGCCTCCGCCAGGTCAGAACCCTAGCAGTGGTCAGGGGACCCGGGGCCGCGGCGTTCGCCTCTGCAGGATTATTTGTTGTCGCGGTCCTCCTCAGTTTCCTCTCGCCGTTTCTTGAGAAAATTTCCTGGCTATACTTTCCTCCAATCATAATCACTGATGCTGGCTTTCTGTATTCAGCTTACAGGTTGGTAGGCAATCAGACACCGGAGAACATTCGGAAAGTCAAGGGTCAAGTTCTGCTGTGGATGCTGTTAGGCCTTGTGGGCTTTCTTCTGGGCGGTGCCGCTCTCCTTTGA
- a CDS encoding hydroxymethylglutaryl-CoA reductase, degradative yields METSVLKRSSTNASFYKLPLEERLRIVREFAGLTSEEAQTLANGTIPSATAQRMIENVISVFPIPLGIATNFLINGKDYLVPMAIEEPSVVAAASNAAKMARPTGGFTATSTEPVMISQIQIVKCPSPKDAEKTILSARKEILEKANQQDPTLVSMGGGAKDLRVRILPSQVGTLVIAELLVDCRDAMGANVVNTMAEAVAPMLEKISKGQARLRIISNLADRRIAKATTIVSKEALGGEDIVDGIVEAYAFAAADPYRCATHNKGVMNGVTAVCLATGNDTRAIEAGAHSYAARSGHYSPLTTWKKDSKGNLVGAIEIPAAVGIIGGVTAVHPMAKISLKILGVKTARGLGEVMASVGLAQNMAALRALAAEGIQKGHMSLHARNIAAMAGAQGDLIDLVADKMVAERKVRLDRGREILLEMSKSKESGTAQKKAHKA; encoded by the coding sequence TTGGAAACGTCTGTTCTGAAAAGAAGCTCAACAAATGCCTCATTCTACAAGCTTCCTTTGGAGGAGAGACTCAGAATTGTCAGAGAGTTCGCAGGTCTAACCTCTGAAGAGGCTCAGACTCTAGCTAATGGAACAATACCGAGCGCAACTGCTCAAAGAATGATCGAGAACGTCATCAGCGTGTTTCCTATTCCGCTAGGAATTGCTACGAACTTCCTGATAAACGGCAAAGACTACCTCGTACCTATGGCAATAGAAGAGCCATCCGTAGTCGCAGCGGCAAGCAACGCAGCCAAGATGGCACGACCAACAGGCGGCTTCACAGCGACTAGTACAGAGCCTGTAATGATCAGTCAGATCCAGATCGTGAAATGTCCGTCACCGAAAGATGCTGAAAAGACAATTCTCTCCGCAAGAAAGGAGATCCTTGAGAAAGCCAACCAACAGGACCCGACCCTAGTGTCGATGGGAGGAGGGGCAAAGGACCTCCGCGTTAGAATTCTACCAAGCCAAGTCGGAACATTGGTCATTGCAGAACTCCTGGTCGACTGCCGCGACGCCATGGGCGCCAATGTCGTCAACACTATGGCTGAAGCCGTGGCACCAATGCTTGAAAAAATCTCAAAGGGTCAAGCCCGACTGCGAATCATCTCAAACCTTGCGGACAGAAGAATCGCAAAGGCAACAACAATCGTTTCCAAGGAAGCCCTGGGGGGCGAGGACATCGTTGACGGGATTGTGGAAGCGTACGCATTTGCTGCCGCCGACCCGTACAGATGTGCAACGCATAACAAGGGAGTGATGAACGGCGTGACCGCCGTGTGCCTCGCCACCGGGAATGACACTCGGGCGATAGAGGCAGGGGCGCATTCATATGCAGCGAGATCTGGACATTACTCGCCTCTAACAACCTGGAAGAAAGACTCCAAAGGAAACCTCGTCGGAGCAATCGAGATTCCCGCTGCCGTCGGAATAATCGGCGGAGTCACCGCCGTACATCCCATGGCGAAGATATCCTTGAAAATTCTTGGCGTGAAGACAGCTCGCGGGCTAGGGGAGGTCATGGCCTCCGTGGGCTTGGCCCAGAACATGGCTGCGCTACGAGCCCTGGCAGCGGAGGGGATTCAGAAAGGACATATGTCTCTTCACGCCAGAAATATTGCCGCTATGGCCGGAGCTCAAGGAGATCTAATAGATCTAGTAGCGGACAAGATGGTCGCTGAGCGGAAAGTCCGACTTGACAGGGGCAGAGAGATCTTGTTGGAAATGTCAAAGTCAAAGGAGAGCGGCACCGCCCAGAAGAAAGCCCACAAGGCCTAA
- a CDS encoding ABC transporter permease, which translates to MSNARLIPLIIERDVRVLFSDAFLVAIMFANFAIDLFVTAATFGRLVTGQGANYFLFIAPGSNLITAMVAAFQSGRDVWREKYIKDLTSYLLTLPVQRPVLAFSRVLGGVVRSVIATFPGTLVICYLYGILFTPKTLVAYLIVGLFSLGIVGLSMAISAFSSSIEMWVTVRSAIQLYLSFLSALFYPVSVFPSFLAPIVSSNPMTWAIQAFRQLSPIPFSQVPVGDSLGSILILAGPSLAFAMLGTICYIWYSKL; encoded by the coding sequence TTGAGCAATGCAAGGCTCATCCCTCTGATCATTGAGAGGGATGTGCGGGTTCTCTTCTCCGACGCGTTTCTTGTCGCAATAATGTTCGCAAATTTCGCGATCGACCTATTTGTGACCGCCGCTACCTTCGGCCGGCTAGTTACAGGTCAAGGTGCAAACTACTTCCTCTTCATCGCGCCTGGCTCGAATCTCATAACGGCGATGGTTGCCGCATTTCAATCCGGCAGGGATGTCTGGCGGGAGAAGTACATCAAAGACCTGACATCGTACCTTCTGACTCTCCCGGTGCAAAGGCCGGTCCTCGCCTTCTCAAGGGTCCTAGGCGGAGTAGTCAGAAGTGTGATCGCTACGTTCCCTGGGACCCTTGTCATATGCTACCTTTACGGGATATTGTTTACTCCGAAGACTTTGGTAGCCTACTTGATAGTAGGCCTCTTCTCGCTGGGAATAGTCGGCCTCTCCATGGCTATCTCGGCGTTCTCTTCGAGCATAGAAATGTGGGTCACTGTCAGAAGTGCTATCCAGCTCTACCTGTCGTTTCTCAGCGCCCTCTTCTACCCGGTCAGCGTGTTTCCAAGCTTCCTCGCCCCGATAGTCTCGTCAAACCCCATGACGTGGGCTATCCAGGCATTCCGGCAACTTTCGCCCATTCCTTTCTCACAAGTCCCTGTGGGCGACTCATTGGGATCGATCTTGATTCTCGCGGGACCCTCGCTGGCCTTTGCAATGCTCGGGACCATCTGTTACATCTGGTACTCGAAGCTATAG
- a CDS encoding ferritin-like domain-containing protein, with protein sequence MSVKKEPTLLDDLNQALAGETLAAFRYLYLSKIASGISSLPLSKLFKEMADGEWDHASRFMERIIQLGGIPVSKPVDWEKKAFFSYSEPPRRGNDLKAMIKESLKLERSSLEFYQRLASKTRDTDMVTHKMAMDAMADEAREERKLTALLD encoded by the coding sequence TTGTCAGTCAAGAAGGAACCGACGCTTCTCGATGATCTTAACCAAGCTCTTGCCGGAGAGACTTTGGCTGCTTTTCGATATCTGTACTTGAGCAAGATAGCCAGCGGAATAAGTTCTCTTCCTCTTTCGAAGCTGTTCAAGGAAATGGCTGACGGAGAATGGGACCATGCCTCAAGATTCATGGAGAGAATCATCCAGCTCGGTGGAATACCGGTATCCAAGCCGGTTGACTGGGAAAAGAAGGCTTTCTTTTCCTATTCAGAGCCGCCGCGCAGGGGAAATGACCTTAAAGCGATGATTAAGGAAAGCCTCAAACTGGAAAGATCATCACTCGAATTCTACCAGCGACTCGCCAGCAAGACTCGAGATACCGACATGGTCACTCACAAGATGGCGATGGATGCCATGGCTGACGAGGCGCGTGAAGAGCGAAAGCTCACCGCGCTGCTGGACTGA
- a CDS encoding winged helix-turn-helix transcriptional regulator translates to MSSRVRIRFIVSILPGVHLRELQRLLGMSFNTTRYHVDRLTKTGEIIRVEDGGYSRLFPSGIGEAEKRMFPLLRGDTDRKILESLASDSLLSNKQLCDITGLAKSTVSEHIADLTRAGIVKPSRTSDLGVFYELEQPEQIRLLLRNQNPNLLKKASDRFIDLWDF, encoded by the coding sequence GTGAGCAGTAGAGTAAGAATCCGATTCATCGTCTCCATTCTCCCGGGAGTCCATCTCAGAGAACTCCAAAGACTGCTGGGCATGTCTTTCAACACTACACGGTATCATGTGGATAGACTGACCAAAACTGGCGAGATCATCCGAGTTGAAGATGGAGGTTACTCTCGACTATTTCCTTCAGGCATTGGTGAGGCAGAGAAAAGGATGTTTCCCCTCCTTCGAGGGGACACCGACCGCAAAATCCTTGAAAGCCTCGCTTCAGATTCCCTTCTTTCTAACAAGCAGCTTTGCGATATTACAGGACTGGCAAAGTCGACAGTAAGTGAGCACATAGCAGATCTAACGCGAGCAGGGATAGTCAAGCCGAGTCGAACAAGCGATCTTGGCGTATTCTACGAGCTGGAACAACCTGAACAGATCCGGTTGTTATTGAGGAACCAGAACCCGAATCTGCTGAAGAAGGCCAGTGACAGATTCATAGACCTGTGGGACTTCTAA
- a CDS encoding ABC transporter permease, which yields MNKTTVAAKSPTRLILQMALRDVSVLFRTPWIIITRALAFIIQLFVFAFLISGLIHIPGLNFFEYYAVGSVVATIASISFVIGYDIFEEAEEGVLDYLLTLPIPRRQFIIGRALGGAMRAIIYTIPMFLIVAFVWGFIQPLSILTALLALFLLAFGVTGMSITVAVSVKSANRFDVVLALLELAVSRGSTALYPIAFMPFYVSLFAPFSPVSFAADTARMSLVKFTLDLPALAGLAAFVVIFLGLGSVFYFRRLEGGIYG from the coding sequence TTGAATAAGACGACCGTAGCCGCGAAATCGCCTACTCGTCTTATTCTTCAGATGGCTCTTAGAGATGTGTCAGTCCTGTTCCGTACTCCTTGGATCATTATAACCAGAGCCCTAGCTTTCATCATACAGCTCTTTGTCTTCGCATTCCTGATTAGCGGCCTCATCCATATTCCAGGGCTCAATTTCTTCGAATACTACGCCGTTGGAAGTGTGGTAGCCACGATCGCTTCGATCTCGTTTGTTATCGGCTATGACATATTCGAAGAAGCAGAGGAAGGCGTACTCGATTATCTGCTGACGCTTCCTATACCCAGACGCCAGTTCATCATTGGACGAGCTCTCGGCGGAGCAATGAGAGCAATAATCTACACTATACCTATGTTCCTAATCGTCGCTTTCGTCTGGGGGTTCATTCAACCGCTATCCATTCTTACAGCTCTTCTCGCTCTATTCCTCTTGGCTTTTGGCGTTACTGGTATGTCGATAACCGTGGCTGTGAGCGTGAAGAGCGCCAACAGATTCGACGTCGTTCTCGCACTTCTGGAACTCGCGGTGTCAAGGGGAAGTACGGCTCTCTACCCTATCGCTTTCATGCCGTTCTATGTTTCGTTATTCGCCCCCTTCTCACCGGTTTCGTTTGCTGCTGATACTGCTCGTATGTCACTCGTCAAGTTCACTCTTGACCTTCCCGCCTTGGCAGGCCTAGCAGCGTTCGTTGTCATTTTCCTCGGATTGGGCTCAGTGTTCTACTTCCGGCGTCTCGAAGGAGGAATCTACGGTTGA
- the tuf gene encoding translation elongation factor EF-1 subunit alpha, protein MSSGKPHLNLIVMGHVDHGKSTLTGHLLFDAGYIDQKTIEQYAKESEKTGAGDTFKYAWVLDTIKEERERGVTIDLSFQKFETPKNFYTIIDAPGHRDFIKNMITGASQADVAILVISAKKGEFEVAVGPGGQAREHAYLARTLGVKNLVVAINKMDDQTVKYSEERYKEARKELEGLLKTVGFDITKIPFVPTSGWLGDNLSKKSTNTPWYKGTTVFDALNDFTPPPKPLDKPLRVPIQDVYTITGVGTVPVGRVETGVVRDGDKVIFNPSGKMGEVKSIETHHVRMPKAEPGDNIGFNIRGVAKNEIGRGEVMGHTDKPPTIAKEFIGQIIIIYHPTAIAAGYTPVLHAHTATVGVTFEELIKKIDPRTGQVVEEKPSFLKVGDSALVKMKPLHNMVLEAFSDIPELGRFAIRDMGSTVGVGVVKEIITKG, encoded by the coding sequence ATGTCGTCCGGAAAACCCCATCTCAACCTGATAGTAATGGGCCATGTCGACCACGGAAAGAGTACGCTAACAGGTCACCTTCTGTTCGACGCAGGATACATTGACCAGAAAACTATTGAGCAATACGCGAAGGAATCTGAAAAGACAGGTGCAGGTGATACTTTCAAGTACGCCTGGGTCCTGGACACGATCAAAGAGGAGAGGGAGAGAGGAGTTACCATCGATCTCTCTTTCCAAAAGTTCGAGACGCCGAAGAATTTCTACACTATTATAGACGCGCCCGGACACCGGGACTTCATCAAGAATATGATCACTGGTGCAAGCCAGGCAGACGTCGCAATTCTCGTCATTTCCGCTAAGAAAGGTGAATTCGAGGTCGCCGTCGGACCTGGCGGACAAGCAAGAGAACACGCATACCTCGCAAGAACTCTCGGGGTCAAGAACTTGGTCGTGGCAATTAACAAGATGGACGATCAGACTGTCAAGTATTCCGAGGAGCGATACAAAGAGGCGCGGAAAGAGCTCGAAGGATTGCTCAAGACTGTAGGCTTTGACATCACAAAGATCCCGTTCGTCCCGACCAGCGGATGGCTCGGCGACAACCTCTCGAAAAAGAGCACAAACACTCCATGGTACAAGGGAACCACCGTATTCGATGCCCTCAACGATTTCACACCGCCACCGAAGCCATTGGACAAGCCTCTGCGCGTTCCGATACAGGACGTGTATACCATCACCGGCGTTGGAACCGTCCCAGTGGGACGTGTCGAAACTGGTGTCGTTAGAGACGGTGACAAGGTCATCTTCAATCCTTCCGGAAAGATGGGCGAGGTAAAATCGATCGAGACCCATCATGTGCGTATGCCAAAGGCTGAGCCAGGAGACAACATCGGCTTCAACATCAGAGGAGTCGCAAAGAACGAGATCGGACGGGGAGAAGTCATGGGCCACACAGACAAGCCACCGACGATCGCGAAAGAGTTCATCGGACAGATCATCATAATCTACCACCCGACTGCCATCGCCGCAGGATATACCCCAGTGTTGCATGCACACACTGCCACAGTTGGTGTGACGTTCGAGGAACTCATCAAGAAAATTGACCCACGAACGGGCCAGGTGGTCGAGGAAAAGCCGAGCTTCCTAAAGGTCGGGGACAGCGCCTTAGTAAAGATGAAACCATTGCATAACATGGTCTTGGAAGCGTTCTCGGATATTCCAGAACTCGGAAGGTTTGCTATCCGAGATATGGGTAGCACCGTTGGGGTCGGCGTGGTCAAAGAGATCATCACGAAAGGCTAG
- the amrB gene encoding AmmeMemoRadiSam system protein B: MRTRPPAHAGTFYSDTEGALRTQIHNCFLHPLGPRSVPSVPGTHDDQLVAIVVPHAGYDYSGPVAANSYYQLASSGLRESVIIVGPNHTGYGSGVSTMTDGQWATPLGDVPLDKSLASSITKFSGLVDVEEEAHKREHSIEVQLPFLQFIYPRRFQFVPICMMLQDLETSIEIGDAIAKASAGTGAMLIASSDWTHYESQESAKKKDMEAIQTVLEMEERKFHDTIEENQVSACGYGPVTAVIHASKILGARHVKLLSYQTSGDTAGDKRSVVGYAAIAFTK; encoded by the coding sequence GTGAGAACACGCCCGCCCGCACACGCAGGCACTTTCTATTCTGACACCGAAGGCGCGCTTCGAACCCAGATTCACAACTGCTTCTTGCATCCTCTCGGACCAAGATCGGTCCCATCCGTTCCCGGAACACATGACGATCAGCTCGTGGCAATAGTTGTGCCTCATGCAGGATACGATTATTCCGGGCCAGTCGCTGCGAACAGCTACTACCAATTAGCCTCGTCAGGACTGAGAGAGTCGGTGATAATCGTAGGACCAAATCATACTGGTTATGGAAGCGGTGTCTCAACAATGACGGATGGGCAATGGGCAACCCCGCTTGGTGACGTTCCCTTAGACAAATCATTGGCTTCCTCAATCACGAAATTTTCTGGCTTAGTCGATGTGGAAGAGGAAGCACACAAAAGGGAGCACTCGATAGAGGTCCAACTTCCCTTCCTACAATTCATCTACCCTAGACGGTTCCAATTCGTACCGATCTGCATGATGCTCCAAGATCTCGAGACGAGCATAGAGATAGGCGACGCAATCGCGAAAGCGTCAGCGGGAACGGGAGCGATGCTTATCGCTTCATCCGACTGGACCCACTACGAATCCCAAGAATCGGCGAAAAAAAAAGACATGGAAGCGATCCAAACTGTGCTCGAAATGGAGGAGAGAAAATTCCATGACACGATCGAAGAAAACCAAGTCTCAGCCTGTGGATACGGCCCTGTCACCGCAGTCATCCACGCCTCAAAGATTTTGGGCGCGAGGCACGTCAAGTTGCTATCATACCAGACGAGTGGAGACACGGCTGGGGACAAGCGTTCAGTAGTCGGTTACGCGGCGATCGCATTTACGAAGTGA
- the idi gene encoding isopentenyl-diphosphate Delta-isomerase, translated as MPEMIVLVDEKDNPIGYEEKLSAHRDGGKLHRAFSIFIFNSKNEALLQLRSKAKHHFQSLWSNPCCSHPTKGETLEAAVHRKLKQELGFDAPLKETFSFVYKATDPKSGLTEHEFDHVFVGQYDRDPKPNPEEVDDWKWITLAELQKDLDKNPAKYTPWFPIAFNKLRKEYPGLADARVKKS; from the coding sequence ATGCCTGAAATGATTGTTCTAGTCGATGAGAAAGACAATCCGATCGGATACGAAGAAAAACTGAGTGCTCATCGTGATGGCGGGAAACTGCATAGAGCCTTTTCCATCTTCATCTTCAACTCCAAGAACGAGGCTCTTCTCCAGCTCCGATCAAAGGCAAAGCATCACTTTCAAAGCCTCTGGAGCAACCCATGTTGCAGCCATCCGACAAAAGGCGAGACGCTGGAGGCTGCTGTTCATAGAAAGTTGAAGCAAGAGTTAGGCTTTGATGCTCCATTGAAGGAAACTTTCAGTTTTGTGTACAAGGCGACTGATCCGAAGAGCGGCTTGACAGAACACGAGTTTGACCATGTCTTCGTCGGGCAATATGATAGAGACCCCAAACCGAATCCTGAAGAGGTAGACGATTGGAAGTGGATTACCCTCGCCGAGCTGCAGAAGGACTTGGACAAGAATCCGGCGAAATATACCCCTTGGTTTCCGATCGCGTTTAACAAACTGAGAAAGGAATACCCCGGTCTTGCGGATGCCCGGGTTAAGAAGAGCTAG
- the mvk gene encoding mevalonate kinase, whose amino-acid sequence MSSSSPSISRATVSSSAPGKIILTGEQFVVLGAPAVAMAVDLYSKIEVRPSQNGQIEVNADIPLHLVGDAGSRSSVAENQELLEPLRLAASATLDHLVAKDRSVHIDADCQIPIGAGLGSSASTTVATISAVAKSRGRRLDRREIFELAFIPENYLHGHPSGVDQATCTYGGIIEFRKPSKIKAVNVKRPPLILVCDSGVHRSTKALVGSVVKRSREQTAMFQKHLDEITTISNDVVKTLGKEDDDELGSLMNRNHELLRQIGVSTLKLDRLVVTARKAGALGAKLTGAGGGGCIIVLCNDKKARSNIARRLRRIGGTIYNVSLDLGGVG is encoded by the coding sequence GTGAGCTCATCCTCGCCATCGATTTCACGAGCGACCGTTTCGTCCAGCGCGCCTGGAAAGATTATCCTGACGGGAGAACAGTTCGTTGTCCTCGGCGCTCCTGCCGTTGCCATGGCTGTCGATCTTTACTCAAAAATAGAGGTGCGGCCCTCTCAGAATGGCCAGATTGAAGTAAACGCTGACATCCCACTTCATTTAGTCGGGGACGCTGGCAGTAGGTCATCGGTTGCGGAGAATCAAGAGCTTCTAGAACCGCTGCGCCTGGCAGCGAGTGCGACGCTCGACCACTTGGTGGCGAAAGACAGAAGTGTCCACATAGATGCAGACTGTCAGATTCCGATCGGCGCGGGCCTGGGGTCGTCTGCCTCTACTACAGTTGCAACCATCTCTGCAGTAGCGAAATCAAGAGGCAGGCGCCTCGACCGGCGAGAAATTTTCGAGCTTGCTTTCATTCCAGAGAACTATCTTCATGGTCATCCCTCGGGGGTAGACCAGGCAACTTGCACTTATGGAGGAATTATCGAGTTCAGAAAGCCTTCGAAGATCAAAGCTGTCAACGTCAAGCGCCCGCCATTGATTCTTGTTTGCGACTCAGGCGTCCACAGGTCCACCAAGGCCTTGGTAGGGTCGGTAGTCAAGAGATCCCGAGAACAAACAGCAATGTTTCAAAAACATCTAGACGAGATCACTACAATATCGAATGACGTGGTCAAGACTCTAGGCAAGGAGGATGACGACGAGCTGGGGTCCTTGATGAATAGAAACCACGAATTGCTTCGCCAGATTGGCGTCTCAACTCTTAAGCTCGATAGACTTGTCGTTACCGCCAGGAAAGCTGGAGCTCTTGGAGCGAAACTCACGGGAGCAGGAGGTGGCGGTTGCATAATCGTCCTATGCAACGACAAAAAAGCTCGATCGAATATTGCTAGGCGCTTGCGGAGGATAGGAGGAACAATTTACAACGTCTCTCTTGACTTAGGAGGAGTCGGTTAG
- a CDS encoding CopG family ribbon-helix-helix protein, whose amino-acid sequence MPIVSVSLPIELVDSMTAIQESQGFAGRSDVVRTAIRLLLSDSKEKASLTGRVAAILVVTHDESNEEPITRLKHAYDDIVQTHIHNKIGQNNCFELFLLEGEGRKVASMTSAFQKEKKLRSVRLLVV is encoded by the coding sequence ATGCCCATAGTTAGCGTCTCTCTTCCCATCGAACTCGTTGATTCTATGACTGCGATTCAGGAATCCCAAGGATTCGCCGGAAGATCCGACGTCGTGAGAACTGCAATCCGTCTCCTGCTCTCTGACTCAAAGGAGAAAGCGTCACTCACCGGCCGAGTAGCCGCAATTCTCGTAGTTACGCATGATGAATCGAACGAAGAGCCAATCACTCGATTGAAGCACGCCTACGATGATATCGTGCAAACACACATTCACAATAAGATAGGTCAAAACAACTGCTTCGAGCTGTTTCTCCTAGAAGGAGAAGGGAGGAAGGTCGCATCGATGACTAGTGCATTCCAGAAGGAGAAGAAGCTGAGAAGCGTAAGGCTGCTCGTAGTCTGA